One Halomonas sp. M4R1S46 genomic window carries:
- the rlmH gene encoding 23S rRNA (pseudouridine(1915)-N(3))-methyltransferase RlmH: MRVRLLAVGTKMPDWVTRGVEEYRKRLPRDFALELEEIAPGPRGKNADTRRAVSQEAERLRARLRGDEHLVALEVGGKPWSTEQLARQAEGWRLEGRDVALLVGGPDGLDPALSASADQRWSLSPLTLPHPLVRILLAEQLYRAWTLMVGHPYHR, encoded by the coding sequence ATGAGGGTACGCCTGTTGGCGGTGGGCACGAAGATGCCCGACTGGGTGACCCGCGGTGTCGAGGAGTATCGCAAGCGCCTGCCCCGGGACTTCGCCCTCGAGCTCGAGGAGATCGCGCCCGGGCCGCGCGGCAAGAACGCCGATACCCGCCGCGCGGTGTCGCAGGAGGCCGAGCGCCTCCGCGCCCGGCTGCGGGGCGACGAGCACCTGGTGGCCCTGGAGGTCGGCGGCAAGCCCTGGAGCACCGAGCAGCTGGCGCGCCAGGCCGAGGGCTGGCGCCTCGAGGGCCGCGACGTGGCCCTGCTGGTCGGCGGCCCCGACGGCCTCGACCCGGCGCTGTCGGCAAGCGCCGATCAGCGCTGGTCGCTGTCCCCCCTGACCCTGCCCCATCCGCTGGTACGCATCCTGCTCGCCGAGCAGCTCTATCGGGCCTGGACCCTGATGGTCGGCCACCCCTACCACCGCTGA
- the rsfS gene encoding ribosome silencing factor → MHIDALKTLVIDALEELKARDIAVLDVSRLTSVTELMVVASGTSSRHLAALSDKVIQAAKEQGMPPLGVEGESGADWVLVDLGDVVVHLMLPETRELYDLERLWADLPSDGVALEEEAHGTS, encoded by the coding sequence ATGCACATCGACGCACTCAAGACTCTGGTGATAGACGCGCTGGAGGAACTCAAGGCCAGGGACATCGCGGTCCTGGACGTGTCCCGGCTGACCAGCGTGACCGAACTGATGGTGGTGGCCAGCGGCACGTCCAGCCGCCACCTGGCAGCACTTTCCGACAAGGTGATCCAGGCCGCCAAGGAGCAGGGCATGCCCCCGCTCGGCGTCGAGGGCGAGAGCGGTGCCGACTGGGTGCTGGTCGACCTCGGCGACGTGGTGGTGCACCTCATGCTGCCCGAGACCCGCGAACTCTATGACCTCGAGCGACTCTGGGCGGACCTGCCCAGTGACGGGGTCGCCCTGGAGGAAGAGGCACACGGCACCTCATGA
- the nadD gene encoding nicotinate-nucleotide adenylyltransferase — MLGGTFDPVHLGHLRSAVELHEALALDRVHMVPAATPPLRDTPRVASEERLTLLRLGIGDTPGLVADPRELRREGPSYSVDTLAELRAEYGREARLVMALGHDAFLRLADWHAPERLFDLAHVVVIDRPDHAARLPAALTALIGQREVASTAALMAAPAGGLLRLSLPSRMAISATEVRHRLATGASVRYLLPEAVEAHLLARGLYRH, encoded by the coding sequence ATGCTGGGGGGCACCTTCGATCCGGTCCACCTGGGTCACCTGCGCAGCGCCGTCGAGCTCCACGAGGCGCTGGCGCTCGATCGTGTGCACATGGTACCGGCGGCCACGCCGCCGCTGCGCGACACCCCCCGGGTGGCGTCCGAGGAGCGCCTGACCCTGCTGCGGCTGGGGATCGGTGACACCCCGGGGCTGGTCGCCGACCCCCGGGAACTGCGCCGCGAGGGGCCCTCCTACAGTGTCGATACCCTGGCCGAGCTGCGCGCGGAGTACGGCCGCGAGGCCCGACTGGTGATGGCGCTGGGCCATGATGCCTTCCTGCGCCTGGCCGACTGGCATGCGCCCGAGCGGCTCTTCGATCTGGCCCACGTGGTGGTGATCGATCGTCCCGACCACGCGGCGCGCCTGCCGGCGGCGCTGACGGCGCTGATCGGCCAGCGCGAGGTCGCGTCCACGGCGGCCCTGATGGCCGCGCCCGCGGGAGGGCTGCTGCGCCTCTCGCTGCCCTCGCGGATGGCGATTTCCGCCACCGAGGTGCGTCATCGCCTGGCCACCGGCGCCAGCGTGCGCTACCTGCTGCCCGAGGCGGTGGAAGCGCACCTGCTGGCCCGGGGGTTGTATCGTCACTAG
- a CDS encoding glutamate-5-semialdehyde dehydrogenase yields MTAHATHSNHAEGVGDVDAYMQRLGQQAREAATRMRRVDTAAKNAALLAMAERLGEARAEVLAANARDLARGRDSGLDDALLDRLALDDARLDAMIEGLGQVATLPDPVGEIDGLRARPSGIQVGQMRVPLGVIGIIYESRPNVTMEAASLCLKSGNACILRGGSEARESNAVIAACIRAGLERAGLPEGAVQVVATTDRAAVGKLISMPEFVDVIIPRGGKSLIERITREASVPVIKHLDGVCHVYLDATADPEKALAIAVNAKTQRYGTCNTMETLLVDAPLAESLLPRLAAAYDEHGVELRGCERTRAILEAVAVATEDDWAAEYLAPVLAIRVVDGIDAAMAHIERYSSRHTDAIVTENYTLARRFLAEVDSSSVMVNASTRFADGFEYGLGAEIGISTDRLHARGPVGLEGLTTRKYVVLGDGQVRQ; encoded by the coding sequence ATGACAGCTCACGCCACCCACTCCAATCACGCCGAGGGCGTCGGCGACGTCGACGCCTACATGCAGCGCCTGGGACAGCAGGCCCGCGAGGCGGCGACCCGCATGCGGCGGGTCGACACCGCCGCCAAGAACGCCGCCCTGCTGGCCATGGCCGAGCGCCTGGGCGAGGCGCGGGCCGAGGTGCTGGCGGCCAACGCCCGCGACCTGGCGCGGGGGCGCGACAGCGGCCTGGATGACGCCCTGCTCGACCGCCTGGCCCTGGACGATGCGCGCCTGGACGCCATGATCGAGGGGCTCGGACAGGTGGCGACCCTGCCCGACCCGGTGGGCGAGATCGACGGCCTGCGGGCGCGCCCCAGCGGTATCCAGGTCGGCCAGATGCGCGTGCCGCTGGGGGTGATCGGCATCATCTACGAATCCCGGCCCAACGTCACCATGGAAGCGGCCAGCCTGTGCCTGAAGTCGGGCAACGCCTGTATCCTGCGCGGTGGCTCGGAGGCGCGGGAATCCAATGCGGTGATCGCCGCATGCATCCGGGCAGGGCTCGAGCGGGCCGGGCTGCCCGAGGGGGCCGTCCAGGTGGTGGCCACCACCGATCGGGCCGCCGTCGGGAAGCTGATCAGCATGCCGGAGTTCGTCGACGTGATCATCCCCCGGGGCGGGAAGTCGCTGATCGAGCGTATCACCCGGGAGGCCAGCGTGCCGGTGATCAAGCACCTCGACGGCGTCTGCCACGTCTACCTCGACGCCACCGCGGACCCGGAAAAGGCGCTGGCCATCGCCGTCAACGCCAAGACCCAGCGCTACGGCACCTGCAACACCATGGAGACGCTGCTGGTGGATGCCCCCCTGGCCGAGTCGCTGTTGCCGCGCCTGGCGGCCGCCTATGACGAGCATGGCGTCGAACTGCGCGGCTGCGAGCGGACCCGGGCGATCCTCGAGGCGGTCGCCGTGGCCACCGAGGACGACTGGGCGGCCGAGTACCTGGCGCCGGTGCTGGCGATTCGCGTGGTCGACGGCATCGACGCGGCCATGGCGCATATCGAGCGCTACAGCTCGCGGCATACCGACGCCATCGTCACCGAGAACTACACCCTGGCCCGTCGCTTCCTGGCCGAGGTGGACTCCAGTTCGGTGATGGTCAATGCCTCCACGCGCTTCGCCGACGGCTTCGAGTACGGGCTGGGCGCCGAGATCGGCATCTCCACCGATCGCCTGCATGCCCGCGGGCCGGTGGGCCTCGAGGGGCTGACCACGCGCAAGTACGTGGTGCTCGGCGACGGCCAGGTCCGGCAGTGA
- a CDS encoding diguanylate cyclase domain-containing protein: MDEHRPHASRLFPVVLAVATLLLLVQALWFYLMGDYGRILLPALLSPVMLVATLLAAGAHSPSRASAYLVLICGFLLTAVELPRQAGLPALWVGLPPVLALLLLPLGPAMLLNLALTPIWLALLGNGEPERDLLLVYLALVAVAALVPWERLRQQALLRATDPWERECRAVTRDSLHERLAGEFERAEFLECPLAVLLIHLPQVDMAGEQFGAKARTALLEGLCRGVISRCREHDVLGREGDAAFWLLLPDTTESGALLVRHRLTQALSQVVLVETGPLQLRTRLAFPRPDETWPHFEQRLQALSHSLADG; encoded by the coding sequence ATGGATGAGCATCGCCCGCACGCCTCGCGACTCTTCCCCGTCGTCCTGGCCGTTGCCACCCTGCTGCTGCTGGTACAGGCCCTGTGGTTCTACCTGATGGGCGACTATGGCCGCATCCTGCTGCCGGCCCTGCTGTCACCGGTGATGCTGGTGGCGACCCTGCTGGCGGCGGGGGCTCACTCCCCCTCCCGGGCGTCGGCCTACCTGGTGCTGATCTGCGGCTTTCTGCTGACCGCCGTGGAGCTGCCTCGCCAGGCCGGCCTGCCCGCCTTGTGGGTGGGCCTGCCGCCGGTACTGGCGCTGTTGCTGCTGCCGCTGGGCCCGGCCATGCTGCTCAACCTGGCATTGACGCCGATCTGGCTGGCCCTGCTGGGCAACGGGGAGCCGGAGCGGGATCTGCTGCTCGTCTACCTGGCCCTGGTGGCGGTGGCCGCCCTGGTGCCCTGGGAGCGACTCCGCCAGCAGGCGCTGCTGCGCGCCACCGATCCCTGGGAGCGCGAGTGCCGGGCCGTCACCCGTGACAGCCTGCACGAGCGCCTGGCCGGCGAGTTCGAGCGGGCCGAATTCCTCGAATGCCCCCTGGCGGTACTGCTGATCCACCTGCCCCAGGTCGACATGGCCGGCGAGCAGTTCGGCGCCAAGGCCCGTACGGCACTGCTCGAGGGACTCTGCCGAGGCGTCATCAGCCGCTGCCGGGAGCATGACGTGCTGGGGCGGGAGGGCGACGCCGCCTTCTGGCTGCTGCTGCCGGACACCACCGAGAGCGGCGCCCTGCTGGTTCGCCATCGCCTCACCCAGGCCCTGAGCCAGGTGGTGCTGGTGGAGACCGGCCCCTTGCAGCTGCGCACCCGGCTCGCCTTTCCCCGCCCAGACGAGACCTGGCCGCATTTCGAGCAGCGCCTGCAGGCCTTGAGCCACAGCCTGGCCGACGGCTGA
- a CDS encoding bifunctional DedA family/phosphatase PAP2 family protein: MNLADTLYQLTPSPPLLVALIATIALIESLALVGLLVPGVVLITAAASMAGHQEVAVGTVLAAAFLGAVVGDGLSFWIGYTQRERVTTLWPLSRYPEWLARGARFFQRHGPLSVLLGRFVGPVRPVVPLIAGMMHMPPRTFTWANLGSALLWAPAYVLPGYLLGRAWQRLPGFPDALRPWLVGLGVMVVVLALIFSWLRHQTHRHGLVYRGLARLSRHHPRGRLAWRLLARPHDREPPLGTWLLLVASLTALSAWTLVVLHHDGPLPMDERLDAAMAALAIPGLAWLAERMAEIGDLYGVIALTLPWGLWLLWRGHRAAFGHVAAGLLGISLLNTLGKAALGRARPSVPDYLADSLAYPSAHTSTAVVVFGLAAAFTAQELPLGRRFWVYWGAIAVVVPMALSRLVIGVHWLSDLVGGALLGLVVCALVQLAWQRHPRAPLAPCPWPLLAVASLGLSVARVAWLGPA; the protein is encoded by the coding sequence GTGAACCTTGCCGACACCCTCTACCAACTGACGCCCTCGCCGCCGCTGCTGGTCGCCCTCATCGCCACCATCGCGCTGATCGAATCCCTCGCCCTGGTGGGCCTGCTGGTACCGGGTGTGGTATTGATCACCGCCGCCGCCTCCATGGCCGGCCACCAGGAGGTGGCCGTCGGCACGGTGCTGGCCGCGGCCTTTCTCGGCGCCGTGGTCGGCGATGGCCTCAGCTTCTGGATCGGCTACACCCAGCGTGAGCGCGTCACCACCCTGTGGCCCCTGTCGCGGTATCCGGAATGGCTCGCCCGGGGCGCCCGCTTCTTCCAGCGCCACGGCCCGCTCTCGGTGCTGCTGGGGCGCTTCGTCGGCCCGGTGCGCCCCGTGGTGCCGCTGATCGCCGGCATGATGCACATGCCGCCGCGCACCTTCACCTGGGCGAACCTCGGCTCGGCGCTGCTGTGGGCACCGGCCTATGTCCTGCCGGGCTACCTCCTGGGGCGCGCCTGGCAGCGCCTGCCGGGCTTTCCCGATGCACTGCGGCCGTGGCTGGTGGGGCTCGGCGTGATGGTGGTGGTACTGGCGCTGATCTTCTCCTGGCTGCGCCACCAGACCCATCGCCATGGCCTGGTCTACCGGGGACTGGCACGCCTGTCCCGACACCACCCCCGTGGCCGGTTGGCCTGGCGCCTGCTGGCGCGCCCCCATGACCGGGAGCCGCCGCTGGGCACCTGGCTGCTGCTGGTGGCCTCGCTGACGGCGCTGTCGGCCTGGACCCTGGTGGTGCTGCATCACGACGGCCCGCTGCCGATGGATGAACGTCTCGACGCCGCCATGGCGGCGCTGGCGATCCCCGGCCTGGCATGGCTGGCCGAGCGGATGGCCGAGATCGGCGACCTCTATGGCGTGATCGCCCTGACCCTGCCCTGGGGCCTGTGGCTACTGTGGCGGGGACATCGGGCGGCCTTCGGCCATGTCGCCGCCGGCCTGCTCGGCATCTCGCTGCTGAACACCCTGGGCAAGGCGGCACTCGGCCGCGCCCGGCCCAGCGTGCCGGACTACCTGGCCGACTCGCTGGCCTACCCCAGCGCCCACACCTCCACCGCCGTGGTGGTGTTCGGCCTGGCGGCCGCCTTCACGGCCCAGGAGCTGCCGTTGGGGCGGCGCTTCTGGGTCTACTGGGGGGCCATTGCCGTGGTGGTGCCCATGGCGCTGTCGCGACTGGTGATCGGCGTTCACTGGCTGAGCGACCTGGTCGGCGGCGCCCTGCTGGGACTCGTGGTCTGCGCCTTGGTGCAACTGGCCTGGCAGCGCCATCCCCGCGCGCCCCTGGCCCCCTGCCCCTGGCCGCTGCTGGCGGTGGCCTCCCTGGGACTGAGCGTCGCCCGGGTGGCCTGGCTGGGCCCGGCCTAG
- a CDS encoding LysE family translocator, translated as MITLSVLSVFVPTFLLVSLTPGMCMTLAMVLGMTQGVRRTLWMMAGELVGVGLVAVAAGAGVAALMLRLPELFAVFKWVGGAYLGYLGVMMWRSRGRMAIPETLDAQVTAGRRELAVQGFVTAVANPKGWAFFVALLPPFLAASRPLAGQLAGLVAIILTIEFLALVIYATGGQTLRHLLGRSRNVRLLNRLAGTLMVGVGLWLALG; from the coding sequence ATGATCACGCTTTCGGTGCTCTCGGTCTTCGTGCCGACCTTCCTGCTCGTCTCGCTGACCCCGGGGATGTGCATGACCCTGGCCATGGTGCTGGGGATGACCCAGGGCGTGCGACGCACCCTGTGGATGATGGCCGGCGAGCTGGTCGGCGTGGGCCTGGTGGCGGTCGCCGCGGGGGCCGGCGTGGCCGCGCTGATGCTGCGCCTGCCGGAACTCTTCGCGGTCTTCAAGTGGGTGGGCGGTGCCTACCTGGGCTATCTGGGGGTCATGATGTGGCGTTCGCGGGGGCGCATGGCGATTCCCGAGACGCTGGATGCCCAAGTGACGGCGGGGCGTCGCGAGCTGGCCGTACAGGGGTTCGTCACGGCGGTAGCCAACCCCAAGGGCTGGGCGTTCTTCGTGGCTCTGCTGCCGCCCTTCCTCGCAGCCTCGCGGCCCCTGGCGGGCCAGCTCGCCGGGCTGGTCGCCATCATCCTGACCATTGAGTTCCTGGCGCTGGTGATCTACGCCACCGGGGGGCAGACCCTGCGTCATCTGCTGGGCAGGAGTCGTAACGTGCGGCTGCTCAACCGGCTCGCCGGCACCCTGATGGTGGGGGTAGGGCTCTGGCTGGCGCTGGGCTGA
- a CDS encoding flavin prenyltransferase UbiX: MADAFRAPVTVAITGASGAQYGLRLIDALVAADHEVWVMISKAAHLVIATETEVELPARPDRLAAVLGQRSGARPGQIRCFGREDWMAPVASGSGASSAMVICPCSTGTLSAVACGASNNLIERAADVALKERRRLILVPRETPLSAIHLQHMLDLSRLGAVVLPAAPGFYHRPASVDELIDFIVARILNQLGIEHSLMPRWGE; the protein is encoded by the coding sequence ATGGCTGATGCCTTCCGGGCGCCCGTCACCGTGGCCATCACCGGGGCCTCCGGGGCCCAGTACGGGCTGCGCCTGATCGATGCCCTGGTGGCGGCGGACCACGAGGTCTGGGTGATGATCTCCAAGGCCGCGCACCTGGTCATCGCCACCGAGACGGAGGTCGAGCTGCCCGCCCGTCCCGATCGCCTCGCCGCGGTGCTCGGCCAGCGCAGCGGGGCGCGGCCCGGGCAGATCCGCTGCTTCGGCCGCGAGGACTGGATGGCGCCGGTGGCCTCGGGCTCGGGGGCCAGCTCGGCGATGGTGATCTGTCCCTGTTCCACCGGGACCCTCTCGGCGGTGGCCTGCGGGGCCAGCAACAACCTGATCGAGCGGGCCGCCGACGTGGCCCTCAAGGAACGCCGCCGGCTGATCCTGGTCCCCCGGGAGACGCCGCTCTCGGCGATCCACCTGCAGCACATGCTCGACCTGAGCCGTCTCGGTGCCGTGGTACTGCCGGCGGCGCCGGGGTTCTACCACCGGCCGGCCTCGGTCGACGAGCTGATCGATTTCATCGTTGCGCGCATCCTCAACCAGCTGGGTATCGAGCACAGCCTGATGCCGCGCTGGGGAGAGTAG
- the mpl gene encoding UDP-N-acetylmuramate:L-alanyl-gamma-D-glutamyl-meso-diaminopimelate ligase, with protein sequence MHLHILGICGTFMGSLALLAREQGHQVSGADANVYPPMSTQLEEAGIALMEGYSADHLTPRPDLVIIGNALSRGNPEVEAVLDAGLPYVSGPQWLAERVLPGRRVIAVAGTHGKTTTASLAAWLLESAGLSPGFLIGGVPRNFGVSARLGAPEAPFVVEADEYDTAFFDKRSKFVHYRPEIAILGNLEFDHADIFPDLAAIERQFHHLVRTVPGKGQLLVADGEAALERVLAQGCWTPVSRFGEAADSPWRFALEREDASRFRVIHREGEVEEDAVVDWGLTGDYNARNALAALAAAHACGVDLARGCAALARFETPRRRQEVRGEVAGIQVIDDFAHHPTAIAATLAGLRAATTRGRLLAVIEPRSNTMRLGTLRDRLADSVARADAAYWYQPAGLDWSLAPLIEAGPVPGRKYDDLEALVAALVAEARPHDRIVVMSNGGFGGIHERLLAALEVAHG encoded by the coding sequence ATGCATCTTCACATCCTCGGCATCTGCGGCACCTTCATGGGCAGCCTGGCCCTGCTGGCCCGGGAACAGGGGCATCAGGTCAGCGGCGCCGATGCCAACGTCTACCCCCCCATGAGCACCCAGCTCGAGGAGGCGGGGATCGCGCTGATGGAGGGCTACTCGGCCGACCATCTCACGCCGCGGCCCGACCTGGTGATCATCGGCAATGCGCTGTCCCGTGGCAATCCCGAGGTCGAGGCCGTGCTCGACGCCGGCCTGCCCTACGTCTCCGGGCCCCAGTGGCTGGCCGAGCGGGTGCTGCCGGGGCGGCGGGTCATCGCCGTGGCCGGTACCCACGGCAAGACCACCACCGCCAGCCTGGCCGCCTGGTTGCTCGAGTCGGCGGGCCTGTCGCCGGGTTTCCTGATCGGCGGCGTGCCCCGCAACTTCGGCGTCTCGGCGCGGCTCGGGGCCCCCGAGGCGCCCTTCGTGGTGGAGGCCGACGAGTACGACACCGCCTTCTTCGACAAGCGCTCCAAGTTCGTCCACTACCGGCCCGAGATCGCCATCCTGGGCAACCTCGAGTTCGACCATGCCGATATCTTCCCGGACCTCGCGGCCATCGAGCGGCAGTTCCATCACCTGGTGCGCACCGTGCCGGGCAAGGGACAGCTGCTGGTGGCCGACGGGGAGGCGGCCCTGGAGCGGGTGCTCGCCCAGGGCTGCTGGACGCCGGTATCGCGCTTCGGCGAGGCGGCCGACAGCCCCTGGCGCTTCGCCCTGGAACGCGAGGATGCCAGCCGCTTCCGGGTCATCCATCGGGAGGGCGAGGTCGAGGAGGACGCCGTGGTCGACTGGGGGCTGACCGGCGATTACAACGCGCGCAATGCCCTGGCGGCGCTGGCCGCCGCCCACGCCTGCGGCGTCGACCTGGCCCGGGGCTGTGCCGCCCTGGCGCGCTTCGAGACGCCTCGGCGGCGCCAGGAGGTCCGCGGGGAGGTGGCCGGCATCCAGGTCATCGACGACTTCGCCCACCACCCCACGGCCATCGCCGCCACCCTGGCGGGCCTGCGGGCGGCCACCACCAGGGGGCGGCTGCTGGCGGTGATCGAGCCGCGGTCCAACACCATGCGCCTGGGCACCCTGCGCGACCGGCTCGCCGACAGCGTGGCCCGTGCCGATGCGGCCTATTGGTACCAGCCCGCGGGGCTCGACTGGTCGCTGGCGCCGCTGATCGAGGCCGGCCCGGTGCCGGGTCGGAAGTACGACGACCTGGAGGCCCTGGTCGCCGCCCTGGTCGCCGAGGCCAGGCCCCATGACCGCATCGTGGTGATGTCCAATGGCGGCTTCGGGGGCATCCACGAGCGGCTGCTCGCCGCCCTGGAGGTCGCCCATGGCTGA
- a CDS encoding 6-phosphofructokinase, with protein MAQHNAFYAQSGGVTAVINASACGVIEACRRHPEQIGKVYAGHNGIIGALTEDLIDVSRESDETIAALRHTPAGAFGSCRYKLKDIETHRAQYERLIEVFKAHDIRYFFYNGGGDSADTCLKVSQLSEKLGYPLTAIHVPKTVDNDLPITDNSPGFGSVAKYIATSTLEASLDIASMCATSTKVFVLEVMGRHAGWIAAAGALAGEGEGEPPHLVIFPEVAFDRAAVMARVEESVKQYGYCVIVVSEGARYEDGTFLADSGNTDAFGHRQLGGVAPTLAGMIKQDLGYKYHWAVADYLQRAARHLASKTDVDQAYAVGEKAVELAVAGQNAQMPAIKRTGDAPYGWTVEAAPLAEVANREKFMPRDFIREDGFGITEACRRYLSPLIQGEDFPPFVNGLPAVARLAKHRVERKLPEFKI; from the coding sequence ATGGCTCAGCACAACGCCTTCTACGCCCAGTCCGGCGGCGTCACCGCCGTGATCAACGCCAGCGCCTGCGGCGTCATCGAGGCCTGCCGCCGCCACCCCGAGCAGATCGGCAAGGTCTACGCCGGCCACAACGGCATCATCGGCGCCCTGACCGAGGACCTGATCGACGTCAGCCGCGAGAGCGACGAGACCATCGCGGCGCTGCGCCACACTCCTGCCGGCGCCTTCGGCTCCTGCCGCTACAAGCTCAAGGACATCGAGACCCACCGCGCCCAGTACGAGCGCCTGATCGAGGTCTTCAAGGCTCACGACATCCGCTATTTCTTCTACAACGGCGGTGGCGACAGCGCCGACACCTGCCTGAAGGTCTCGCAGCTGTCCGAGAAGCTCGGCTATCCGCTCACCGCCATCCACGTCCCCAAGACCGTGGACAACGACCTGCCGATCACCGACAACTCCCCCGGCTTCGGCAGCGTGGCCAAGTACATCGCCACCTCCACCCTGGAGGCCTCCCTGGACATCGCCTCGATGTGCGCCACCTCCACCAAGGTCTTCGTCCTCGAGGTGATGGGCCGCCATGCCGGCTGGATCGCCGCCGCCGGCGCCCTGGCCGGCGAGGGCGAGGGCGAGCCGCCGCACCTGGTGATCTTCCCCGAGGTGGCCTTCGATCGGGCCGCGGTCATGGCCCGGGTCGAGGAATCCGTCAAGCAGTACGGCTACTGCGTGATCGTGGTCTCCGAGGGCGCCCGCTACGAGGACGGCACCTTCCTGGCCGACTCCGGCAACACCGACGCCTTCGGCCACCGCCAGCTGGGCGGTGTGGCGCCCACGCTGGCCGGCATGATCAAGCAGGACCTGGGCTACAAGTACCACTGGGCGGTGGCCGACTACCTGCAGCGCGCCGCCCGTCACCTGGCCTCCAAGACCGACGTCGACCAGGCCTATGCGGTGGGCGAGAAGGCCGTGGAGCTGGCGGTCGCCGGGCAGAACGCCCAGATGCCGGCCATCAAGCGCACCGGCGATGCCCCCTACGGCTGGACCGTCGAGGCCGCCCCGCTGGCCGAGGTCGCCAACCGCGAGAAGTTCATGCCCCGCGACTTCATCCGCGAGGACGGCTTCGGCATCACCGAGGCCTGCCGCCGCTACCTGTCGCCGCTGATCCAGGGCGAGGACTTCCCGCCGTTCGTCAACGGCCTGCCCGCCGTGGCGCGCCTGGCCAAGCACCGGGTCGAGCGCAAGCTGCCCGAGTTCAAGATCTGA